The genomic interval TGGATCAGACTTTGAACTGATCAGATCTTGGAAGCCATCCTAACTCAAAAGACTCTGGATACCAAAACGGACACCGTTTGATGCAGACGATGGCGTGTTTTATTGTCGCGCTCAGTCAAATCCTACTATTTGGATTCATCGGCTTCACAgcagcaaaaagcaaaacttgtgACATATACGCTTCTGTCGGAGAGAGTGTGACTCTGCCTTTTAATTATGAAGGACTGACAAAGTCCAATATTTTGAGATGGACTCATAACTCCACCATTGTTTTCTTAAGAGAACAAAATAGAGTGAAAATTGGGAAAACAGAAGACATCACTACAACTGGATCTCTGCTCCTGAAGAGTGTAAAGCTACAAAGTTCAGGAACTTATCAAGCAGACGCCCTACATTCTAACAACACCCTGGCTAAAACCTGGACCGGTCAGCTCTGTGTGATGGAAAATGTACCAAAACCTCGACTCAGTTACAGCTGCGGCACCAACGTCGTTAAGCTTAGCTGTGAAGTCTCCAAGCCCGAGGGTCTGGTTTTCTCCTGGACGCAAGATCAAAAGATCTTACCAAGTGAAACAAGTCAAACTGTCAGCATATCAACGAGTGACATAAAAGAAGACATCAACTTTTCCTGCAGTGTGGCAAACAAAGTGAGCGCGGAGCGCAGCGAGACAGTTCGGCCAACTTGCACAGCCCCAATGCTTTGCTTTAAGACCAAAACTGTTCTGGGAGTCCTGGCAGGAGGAGCAggtctgatttttcttttgctcgTCATTATTGTCGTCTTATGCCCCTCACGCAGACGCGCCAAATCTAGCACCCAGCTCAGTGACAGAGTGGTGTTCAAGAAGCTTTCTGTACACAAGCGAGAGGCGGCGTCCATCACAGAGTATGAGAACATACACGATGTGGAGAGTTATCCATCCCCAAGTCCACTGCCTTCAACAAGGGTCTGTTACCAGAATATCTCCAAGCTGGATGCTGGGACTGACAGTAAGTCTCCACAGTTGTCCACAGCTGCCGAGGGACAAGGAGTGTCTCCGGTGCCAAAGCCGAGGACAAAGAATGCCAAGACACAAAACATCTGAGTTTAAAGGCCTCAGTCAGCGAGATGTGAGGAAAGCTAATAGTGTGATTACGTTCATTGAGAAATaataatgtattattattatgaaataatgaAGTGAAAATCAAGCAGAAATGTACGTATTGTGTGAAAAGAAAGTGATAAAATGTTCTTGGAGAGACCGTGAGACTGTTTACATTCCATGATTTGAGTTGTATTATGGTGtgaagactttttttaattgaacttgtttaattttctgaacTTCCAGTTCAATTTTTCCTCTAAAAGCTTACTTGTGGTGAAAAGatgccaccatcatgtttcactgtggcATTGCTGGTGTGTTTGACTTCCTggattacatatttttactcgtCACAGCAGCTGGAACACAGAGGATCTTTGTGAGAAACTAAAACTGTGGCTGGATTAGTCAGAGAACTCGTGGATCAGtttcatgtaaataaaaataaggaacATTTGTAGGGGTTCTGCTATGACTGTCATTTTTCTGTAACTTATTTCTTTTAACTCTCATTTGttgaataaaagttttgttttgcaaagataaATGCctcatattttcttgttttgtttttatgtatagCAGAAACAAGGTAGACAAGTGTTGAAGGTAGTATTAAATTATTGAACTCAAGGATTTATAGAACACACTAAAATCATACAGGAACCAGACTGGGAGCAACAACATATTCTAGCAAAGAATGACAGAAACCGACAGACTTAAACACTGATGAGTGTGTTTACTGCATAGTGGGTGATTAGAAACAGGCTGCGACCGTGAGAGAAAGCAAATAACTGAAGTGTAATTGAGGAAATGGGAGAAATAGCAAAAGGAACCAGGGAAACAGACACAGAAAATAGAATATGGCACAAAGCATAAACAGGGCATGGCCTAACATTAAAGTTGACCAAGATTCAAGCCAAATGCTTACAAAGAAGTTCAAAAACAGGAGCAACAACACAACATGCATTAAAATCAAAGTTCATTGtccaatttcaaaataaaacaggaactaaGCTCTGCAAAGAGTAGCCACAACTAAAGGCTGCAATTCAGATCacaaattaaatacacagagaacaaaaacatgagaaatatCAAAACTAAGGAATGCACTGAATAAGGAAAAAATgagttaaacaaacaaataaaaaaacaaagttgcaaTGGCTATGCTATAATTTCTAGTTCCATCTACTCACAGTAGGAATCACAGAAAGAATTAACTATGTTGGTAgggaaatgaaaatgtaaatagttaCCCATCTAGCTCTAAACAGTCAGTAAAAAGAAACAGCCTGTAATGCCCTGCATGTCAACATAAACTGGGCTGATCTTCACCAGCTTCTCAAATTATGTAAATTTAACGTCCAGTGCACCAAACCACTCATCAAATTGACATCATTGCAACCCACATCTGTATGAAAACAAATTGATGTAAAATGTTGTTCTAATCTAAGAAATTAGATATTGTGTTAAATAATCATAGCTAATAGAAATAAAGATTCGAAAActtcagtctgtgtgtaattaatttatGTGATGTGTTTAACATATCACGGTAACTTTTCCACCATCCATCCATGGTTGTGGATGAACCTTTCAATagtatttattgaatatttaaagatgtagaatatttttattactgttcATGGAAAAACAGAAGTTTCCAGGATCAgacagtgtttttattattattatttgtaaaaaaattagTGGAAAAGACAGCATGTGAACTTACGCCATGTCAGTTTAATACATAAAAGCAGACATTAGTGAGGTATTCATCCTTGTCCAAACCTTGCGTGCCGCCACAGGTTCCTGTGGCAGCGATAAAACAGGACGACCGAACACTGGCCGGCTGGGCAGCTTGGCAGTCTTTGTTGCTTAACTCCAACCATCTGGCTTTACTTAGCAACAACATAAAATTGCGTGCTTTTACATCAGTGTAGTAAGAACTTTTAAATATACTCTGTTTCTTTACACGTTATGAAAACCAGATTAACATCTTTATGAGTGCAATTTCGAACAGTATGGTTACAGTCGTGTAATGCTGCGTACTCAGGAGGCAGAACAGAAGACGGACACGTCTCCTATTTGCTTATCAAAAAGAGTTTTATTGTAACAAAAGCAAAGTGAAAGGTTTAGGAGATATGAATAATCTTGGAAGGAATCTGTATGGTGTTTTGTTATTATGCTGTAGCTTAGCTTAAACCACTTAGGTTTAAGACCAAATACTAAAGATTTACTTTCAACCCTAAACCAGACCATCATGAGACGATAACGATACTCTTTGGCTTGGATACataggctaaaaaaaaaaaaaggttctcatagaaaaacatttataaagtttatttctgattttcatatttacatcaaaataaCCTACAGTATGGAAACAACGATAATTTGCCAGAAAATATGACAGAGGCAGTGGAACAGACTTACTGTCACAGGCAAACCTATAATAACTTGACCTACTTATGCTTGAGTGGAGTGATTTTCAGATGCTTAACTCTTTCAAGAGAGCATTcgtgttttcttttatatgaCAACGTTTTACAAATATCATCTTTGGAATCAGTAAAGATGTCAAAGGAGATCTCGTATGCACGTGGACAAGTGCAGTAAGCGGCTCATCTGCCTTAAACCCGTCCTGTTGTTCCAACCGCCCACGTGTCAGCATTCTTGTACGTAAAATCTGCTCGCTTGCAAGAAGTTATTaaaagaaggggggaaaaaaatcaatagagAAAAGGATTAGCAAAGGCAAATATGTATTATCTCCAAAGGGTGAATGGTAATTCAGACATGAAAGTGTTTGAAGTTTGGCCTAATGCTGTGTGACAGCTTCATAATGGGTTTCCCCCCTGAGCGTCATCACCCAAAACTTACAAACCAATGTCATCTTTTGTCAGGTCCTGCTCCGATTCTGCTGTTTTACACGACTGAAATTTCAATTGCAGCCAGGGGGATTAGGCAGTAAGCTGGTAAGACGATGCGCTATTTTCCCCTGCTGCTCCGTCTGCCTTGGTGTTTCTTAAGAAAAACTGCTCTTTGAAGTGGCATCTCTTCCTATGTCCTACAGAGTCAGTGGCCAGATTTAGAAACATAAGGCGACGCACAAGCATACTGTACTCTCGCACACACTGCAGGCTGGACTTAGAAATCCATTTTACTACTTAATGAAACACATCTTACACGGTGATACCAGATCTATCCAGGAAGTGGAAGGGAAATACTTCTGAAATGTGTTTAATCAGTGGCTCTTGGAGCCTAGAGGATATACCCTTTTGATGTTGGATTGCGTGTGTCCAGGAAAGGGGTCAATTACCCACGGAAAGTATTTCTACTCATGTCAGATCATTCTTATTAAAGTCCTCTTATTGTCTGGAGCTGCCAAGTTTGGGCCGAGTACGAATCAGAACATCAGAGGTCAGCCAGCACTGTggcctttttttatatatcagaTTTATCCAAAAACAGACTTTATTGTTATGACCTATTAGCATTCTTGGGCGGACTCTGCATTCTTTGACCTCAGTCATTTCCCCCTGAAGCTTAACACACACAATGCACTAAATTAGTCGAAGCCACGATCTTCCGATcggttttaatttattgcaaaagCAATGTGGGCATTTACTGTTGAAGGTCAGTGGAATATTGACTTAAAGTGGTGCCTTCAGCAGGCGTTCTGGGTGGAATAAGACAGGAAGGTTCCTAGATGAGCAGATTTagacaatatatgaatttattGCTTTagatttgtgggtttttttgttgttgttttgtttgtttttctcactttgagCATTGTTTTTCCATGAACCCACTTGGTactcaaaaacatgcaacagaCTCGGCACCCATATCAAACATTACATctagacatttttaatgtatttttttcatttatcaaatCAAAGTcaatttctcttattttacagaaaacccTCACAAAATACTGATGGAATTTGGCCTTTGACCTTGACATCTACCTTCACAGTAGACCTAAAGGTcaggaagtgtttttattgttatttttacacaCTGAGATTTCTCTTGATCTTCTACAATATTTCTGTAACTGACATGGTGCCAATAACGAAAACAACAATTTACAAAACTCACGACTGGTAGCATAAAGTTAAgctcaaaattaattttaccaAAGAAAGTAATCTGGAAAATtagtattcatatttttatgattttaaattcTGTGGGATTCTCACATGAGATAGGTAGCacataacaaaataattcaaacaattGCAACAATGAGATACAAATGCATCCGtattagtaacaaaaaaaaccgTATGACCTAAATCTGTATGTCAAACAAGCTGTTCTGTTTAATATGTCCTTTCATATCTTGACAGCAATTTTCCCCTTACGTAACGACAATAATTTTTCAATCCTTTGTATATTtgatttctttatatatatatatatatatatatatatatatatatatatatatatatatatatatatatatatatatatatatatatatatatatatatatatatatataggaacATATGCCTTGTGCCAAAAATTATGAACAGCTTTCTCCATTAgaacatgtttaaaattaaattaaccaGTTGTagtatttcactttaaataaaaataagaagcaaACACAATTATCATGTCCTGTTTTAGTCATATCACAGACGGTGAAT from Xiphophorus maculatus strain JP 163 A chromosome 2, X_maculatus-5.0-male, whole genome shotgun sequence carries:
- the LOC102235280 gene encoding uncharacterized protein LOC102235280, whose product is MQTMACFIVALSQILLFGFIGFTAAKSKTCDIYASVGESVTLPFNYEGLTKSNILRWTHNSTIVFLREQNRVKIGKTEDITTTGSLLLKSVKLQSSGTYQADALHSNNTLAKTWTGQLCVMENVPKPRLSYSCGTNVVKLSCEVSKPEGLVFSWTQDQKILPSETSQTVSISTSDIKEDINFSCSVANKVSAERSETVRPTCTAPMLCFKTKTVLGVLAGGAGLIFLLLVIIVVLCPSRRRAKSSTQLSDRVVFKKLSVHKREAASITEYENIHDVESYPSPSPLPSTRVCYQNISKLDAGTDSKSPQLSTAAEGQGVSPVPKPRTKNAKTQNI